Within Leptospira noumeaensis, the genomic segment TTTTGCTGCTGTTGATAACAACACTGGTCTTGTTGGTTCTGAAAATTTAATGTTAAATGGTAGCGACACACTAGCATCAATTACCGATTTTGGTGGCAAGATTTACATTCTAGGAAATTTTACTTCTGTCGCTAGTAAACCAAGAAGGTATGGATTTTCTATCGATCCTAATAATGGAAATATTTCTGATTGGAATCCAAGTTTTACAACGAGTTTTTCCTATCCAGGTGGCAGAATTGCATTTTCATCAGATGGATCGAAGGTATTGGTTCCTGGAAATTTTTATAGCGTAAATGTTGTAGAACGAAGTGGATTTGGATCCATTGATTTGATCACAGGGAAAGCCACAGATTTTAATCCACAACTAACAGGAACGATCAATAGTTTACATGTAAGAGATAATATTCTTTTTGCTGGTGGGTCTTTTACTTCTATTCTTAGCCAATCCAGAACCAACTTTTTTGCCTTAAATCTAAACTCATTATCTTTGGAAGGAATGTCTCCCACATTCAATTCCGATATCAATATAGTAACTAGTGATGTAAATTATATCTATACCGGTGGTAATTTTATCAATGTGGCAGGTTCATCTCGTCCATATATCGCACGTTTGGTGCTTGCAAATGGAAGTCTAGACAGCTGGAACCCAAGTGGTGACGCAGTTGTTAATTCCATTTTACCCACAGAAGATAAAATATTTATAGGAGGGTCTTTTACAAGTATCGGTAGTTCAGGTTCTCCCTATTTTTCATCTCTCAATCGGTCGACGGGAATTAATTTACTATTTCCATCCAACGTCAATTTTCCGAATGGAAATGTTGCCTCCATTGCCCAATACCAAAACCAATTTTTTATCGGTGGGGCATTTATTTCCGTCGGAGGACAGGCAACCTCTTACATTAGCGCCTTTGATGGTTCTACAGGTGTATATACACACCAATTATTTACAGCTGATAGCAGTGTTTCTACCATCTCCATTGGAGAGAATGGTAAGGGCATCGTCGGTGGAAGTTTTACCACCATCAATGGATCATCAAAACCAGGATTTGTATTTTATGATTTTCTAAATAAAAAAGTTTTAGATTCCAATCTTCCATCTAATGGAAACGTAAATCTTTCTTTCTCTGTTAAGAATAGGCATTACTTTGGTGGGAAAATCACAGATGTGAACAATAGACCCAAAGGCGGATATTTTATATGGGATTTATGAGATTAAATCAGATCTCCTAATTTCAACTAACTATGAATCAACTAACATCAAAGCCAATTTAAACTTTTATTTTTTTCAATAAATTAATTTCCAAAGATTCTATCAGAATGGCAGGATCTTAAATAATTTCTACTGATTTTGATTTGACATGGTTAAAATGTTCACCCTATATTTACGTGAAATGTACCTACGAATCGGATTTCTTTTCATCTTTTTAGTAAGTTTCCAATCCCCGCTTCTTCCTTGTGAACCATTTGACCCAGTTTCTCTCAAACCCACGGATGCATCCAGAGAAGATAAGGATTTTTTCTCCTTCAAACAAAAATTGGAAAAAGCAATCCAAGAAAAAAACATTCAGTTTATTGAATCAGTCATTGATCCACAAATCTCGTTTGCTTTCTCGGAAGAGGGAATGGGGAAATCCAATTTTTTAAAACATTGGAAACTAAAACAAAATCCAAAAAATCCGGAATTCTGGAACGAACTTTCCCAAACAGTTAATTTAGGTTTTACATTCAAAGATCAAATTTGGTCGGCCCCTTTTTTATTCAATCAAACACCCGAATCCATTGACCAATACTCATATTCACTCATCACGGGCAGTGTAGTGAATGTCCGTGACAAACCAT encodes:
- a CDS encoding SH3 domain-containing protein, which gives rise to MFTLYLREMYLRIGFLFIFLVSFQSPLLPCEPFDPVSLKPTDASREDKDFFSFKQKLEKAIQEKNIQFIESVIDPQISFAFSEEGMGKSNFLKHWKLKQNPKNPEFWNELSQTVNLGFTFKDQIWSAPFLFNQTPESIDQYSYSLITGSVVNVRDKPSTKGKILTQLSWEFVKNEYDETNSKPSSKEPCNFKKVCISDGQIGYICEQYLRSPLGYRVGFSKKKSAWSMIFFVEGGD